AAAGTTTGACACtttaattgatttgttgttttgttataaGATCTTTTTGCTTTTATTGTGTCCatatcccatatatatatatatatgagaatgaAATCCAAcagatttagaaaaaaaaaaaaaaaagaatttacaGAAATGAAATGTTAATATATGGTTATGCAATCTGTGGtgtaaacaaaacaatacaatttacagaaatgaaatgaaaaaaatatattgttttttttcctttttcatattAAGTCGGTTTAAAAGTTACTTAATTGTGTAAGTTGTAAATGTTATTGTAACTGATGAATTGTACTTATTAAATTTCTAGGTTAGAAACTTAAATCCGATCACCGGCGCTATATGAGAGTGGGCCGGGAGCAAAGAAAAAATTGGGCCTACTAagtattgaaaataaaataatactaaagtAAGGGAAAGGAATCGAACCTgcgatgaaaatatatatacataaggcCGCAAGCAGGGTTACTCGACGTAGAAATCCAACGCTCCTGATATATGATGTTATCCAAgacaaagaaataataaattgtGTGTGGGTATGTCTGATTTTCGCATCTATTTTCCCTCGTTTATTGTAACCAAATTGCTCTGAGTATAATGGAAATAATAAAAGGCTAACTGACATCAGGGGCGGATCTACGTTGGGGAGAGGTAGGTCACCTGACCTGGgtaaactaattaaatagtTGTTTTTACATATAATTCTACAAGGTTTTAGTAGCACAGATGGTAAATTATTTAGTGTTGACCTCCCTAAACCAGGGTTCAAACCACTAATacaacacaaatattttttttgttctgtaatTGACCTCCCTAAATTTATtttctggatccgccactgacTGACATACAATTTAAATGTGACAAGTCTATacttaaaagaaattaaaatgagtttttgaaaaccaaaaactaaagtCTATTTCATAATCTACAAAAACATTCAAGACCTACATTCTACCATTAAAATTCAATGAAATTATAgaacataagaaagaaaagaagcaaaCAGATCTAGTAAAAATATGCATTTGAAATTTGATAAACAATATTACTTGTTagagtaaaaactaaaaataagacTAAAACTTGAACCGAAacgttgacaaaagaaaaacaaaggaagtagaagaaaaattcGAACTAAAACAAGAGTGGTCCAACACCAAGAAACCCGCAGCTCCAACGTGCTTccaagtatttatttattttattaccaTCATATTACTTCAATATATTCATACATACCCCAATTTGATTAGATTATTATTGTCTGTTTGTTTGTCCCATACCCAATAGTTTGCTATTAgtgttttatattatgaaatatatatactctcgagataaaaataattttagagcTGTCTGCATGTAATTTTGGACTCGtgacttttaaatttaaatgatagcttttacaacaacaacaaaaaaaaaaaaaaaaaaaaNGAATTAAGTGTGCTaaactattattaaaaatattgcaaTTAATCGTCCAATCCTCGTAAACCAAGACAAAGATCATGCATGCATTCTCAAGATATTAAACAAGAGAACCGATTTTGTAAAAGTTTCATGAAGGATGATATTTGGATCTTcagttgaattttgttttctaagcAAGAGAATTCCTATTAATTAGTGTCATTACATGCATGTGCCGACATGTGTTAACTGGTCATTACCCTCCTTCCTTCATGCACTCTCTCTCGTTAATTCCCAACTCCCCCATTGACTCTGTGATCCATCAGCTTctctattagaaaaaaaaaaaaaaaaagcgttttCTATCTTATACTATTTTTGAAGTAACCTCGATTGATGTaagattatataaatataagttgCATACTTGCATGGCTCATCTCTATTATTCTTAAATCTCAAAACAGGCTTTTAAAGTCACAACTCTAATTACATGTCTCTAATTTGTCTGCTTGTGTCTCCCCCCAACGTGTCCATGTGGTCGTCTTCCTCATTAGTACTATATCTTCTTAACCtcaatttattaatcttaattacattaatcaacttactctgtttctccttttccagacctcatctctctctctctctctctcccccttgTTATTTATTATCTCCATCATGTATAACTCTCACAAAGTCTACCACTAGCTAGCTAGAACTCTCTTCTCTTAATACTTCCAGACAAGAATCAATCAGCCACACGTCTATACCACGATTTGCTACTTCCACCAAAGTTTTATAAGCAAAGAGATCAATCAGTACTCTTTGCTCGTATCTATCagatcttcttcatcacaaGAGAAGATATGGTTTCAGAGACGGTTTCAAAGACGGAATCACCACCGTTGATTGGACCTCGTATATCCTTCTCAGCTGATTTATCCGACGGTGGAGATTTCATCTGCATCAGCCCCGTGATGTGTAAGGAACTAGAGAAAGATGTCGCTAAAGGGTCAGTGAAAGTCTCCGACTTTGAGTTCTTGTCGGAAAATGTGAGTCCACAAAAGATGCATACCGCCGATGAACTCTTCTCCGAAGGTAAGTTGCTTCCTTTTTGGCAAGTAAAGCACTCAGAGAAGCTTAAAAACATTACCTTGAAGACAaacgaagatgaagagaaaCGTAAAGCGGAAGTGATGAAGAAAGATCAGGAGATGAATAGTAACAACAGAGTGAGTTGGTATATAGACGAAGATCCATCTCCTCGTCCTCCCAAGTGTACGGTTCTTTGGAAAGAGCTTTTGAggttgaagaaacagaggaatccGTCTGCTTCGCCGGTTACGGTGAGGACGGTATCGTCTTTGTCTCCTTCGTCTTCTACATCATCATCGAGCTCGCTTGAGGATGCGGCGAAGagagtggagagagagaaagaagggaaGAGAGGTAAGAAAGGGTTGGAAAGAACGAGATCGGCGAGTATGAGGATTAGGCCGATGATTCATGTCCCTATTTGCACTCCTTCCAAATCATCTCTTCCATTACCTCCTCTGTTCCCACTTTCGCTTAAGAAAAACAGAGTAGAGAGAC
The Camelina sativa cultivar DH55 chromosome 15, Cs, whole genome shotgun sequence DNA segment above includes these coding regions:
- the LOC104744761 gene encoding uncharacterized protein LOC104744761; protein product: MVSETVSKTESPPLIGPRISFSADLSDGGDFICISPVMCKELEKDVAKGSVKVSDFEFLSENVSPQKMHTADELFSEGKLLPFWQVKHSEKLKNITLKTNEDEEKRKAEVMKKDQEMNSNNRVSWYIDEDPSPRPPKCTVLWKELLRLKKQRNPSASPVTVRTVSSLSPSSSTSSSSSLEDAAKRVEREKEGKRGKKGLERTRSASMRIRPMIHVPICTPSKSSLPLPPLFPLSLKKNRVERRT